The genomic region GTGGTCCACCACCAACATCAGGTggtcaacagcagcagcagcaacaccaccaccaacaacaacaacagcagcagcagcgcggTGGCAATCAACAGCCACAGTCGCACTTGCATGATAATGGACCATCGCCTCAgcatcaacagcaacagcaacaacagcatcagcatcagcagcaacaacaacaacagcagcagcagcagcagtatcATCAACAACTCAGTAACCTACCCACGCACCTCCATCCACATCACCCACCACCGCAAGCGCagcaacaaactgctcagcaacagcagcaaaataATAGCGGCAGTAATAACGCgcagcagcagcaccaacaacagcaacaggccAATATGTCGGCCTATCAGCAGCGCATGGCGCCTGGACCGTCGCAGATTCACAGGTGAGTGGGCGAGCATTTTTTGGTGTCGCCAAACGGttatttctacatacatacatatagaggtatctaaatatgtatatagtagGTAGGGGAAATGCTTAGTTTTGTGTTGAGGAATTTTGTCGCCCAATTATATAAAGGTGTGAACACCCACTAATCACAAAACATTCACGCAGGTGAGATTGCCATCGACGTACGAATGTGTCATCATATTTTAtggttcattattttttctttacatttacataaaattCCTCTTATAATGTTCATatggtaaatataaatataataacttaGGTGTAGAAATTCTTAATTCAAAGTGAgtgtaattttttcaactttactCAACTTCTGAACAGCCCATAATCACCCGTATTTTGGCTCACCAGCTCGAATATGTAATGGGTGTTTGGAGcgcattatttatttaattatttatttacttatatttttgcgCCTCTTTTCTTAAGTTTCCGTTtataattttccatcatttttAGATGTATCTTTGATTGCGCCCGCTGAATGAGCGaaattcaacatattttttatgctttcatTTTTTATCAGTGAAGGGttcaaactatatttttaaaagtaatggAGAAAGTGTCTTGACCAAGGCACATTAATCAGGCAGCAGCAGTAGTAGGGTggcaattttgatttttgttttctattcatGCGGTCTTTAAATTACCAAATTTGTTTCTGAGCTGTCAATCTTTCTTTAAGGGTTTTGAAATTCGATGgactaaaagcaaaaacaaaataagttgCTCTTCTCGTTTTTGCACTACTGCTGCTAGCAGTTTATGTCTGaacctttttttctaaaaccacAAGCATATGACGTTATTCCTCATATGattcaagtttcaaaaaaacaaaagaaaaaaaatctaactACATTGATAAAATCAATATAACGAAATAATGTCGTTTTTATGTCCgtgaattaaactttttttatgccTGGTGCCGCATGTACTAATTACGAATTGCTGTCGCGTTTTCATAATGAGATAGAATATGAATATtagatatgtgcatataaatgggtgtgtttttttgaggtatgaaacttcttcttcttcttaaaactgaaaaaaaaaatcaattaaatgctcagcattttatacatttaatggcatttagtatttttaaataatttcggtCATATGGGGTCATATCTTGACTTCGTCTTATGGATTCCGTTGGCCCGATTTCGTACCACTTTGTCAGCGCAACCAAATTTTGGCTTCTACGTCTTCAATCATAGCATGGGCGTACCTGGTCctcacacaaaaaattaactattgAAGTCAAATTTCGTGCAGTTACTGTTACTTTTACAGCTGCGATGAATGCGTTTTCTATGTAGAAAACAATATCGTATGTAAATCTTTGTATGCTGAGTTAATTGAAATAGCTATCAGATAATAGAGGATATTAAAAATTCTATatatctaaaaaaacacccgttacatATAGCAACATGACTTGTATCATCACTTCTCTGAAACAGCTATCGGATAACAGATATCCTTATCAAAAATTCTATAtatctaaaaaatcacccgttacatattatataagaaaatgaaatcttTGTATAGTGATTTTCCTGGAACAGGTATCtttatcaaaaattgtatatgtcaaaaaaacacccgttacatATAAGAACATGACTTCTAGAAGCCAACTTCGTATGTAAATCTTTGTATAGTGATTTCCCTGCAACAGATGTCCTAGTCAAAAATTGTGTATGTCTAAAAAGACAcccgttatatgtacatatatgagaaCATGATTTCTAGAAACCAAATTCGTAGGCAAATCTCTGTATAGTGATTTCCCTTAAACAGCTATCAGATAGCAGATATCGTTATCAAAAATTCCATATGTCTACAAAAACACCCGCTACATATAAGAACAAATGCCAACATCATTTAGTTTTTGTGGCATTTTATGCATGTGTGTTGTTTGTAAAGACCTATAAAAAGGATGACATAATAACGCATTTTTTGTTGATAATTTATCATTTCTGgcctgaaatatttatttttacctgcTTCTATCACGCTATGCACACATGCACGAAAAACATGTTCGTGACAAATGACAAAACGACTGATGACggaatatagaaattatgataaTAGAGTTCCGTACCGAAATGTGGTAATCAGACGctcttataatttatatatttacagatGTACATACGAGTGTCGTGCTTTCAATGGTGTaattatgaacaaaaaaaatcgaattaaattcaatgtacatatttttatttttcaatcctTACGATAACCTCAATACGCttggtatatattttaaaattattttctcaatgCCCTCTAAAAATATCTTTCTTTCTTGTCCGAAAAATGTGCGTTTATTGTTTGCCGCTTTGAGCTCTTCATCGCCATACAATTTTTGCAAGCAGAAAGTAATCAAGTCAAGGAGCCAGGCCGCAAACTCGTACAGCGGCTTTGGAAACCGGACCTGTGTTAACCGGAGCGTTGTCGAGAAGAAACAGCACAATGACGATAGTCAGTTTTCTTCGTCTTTTTTCCTCAATAGCTTCCCTTAACTTATATAAAATGGTAGCGTCGGATGTTTCTTTATGTTTCCGCCCATTTTTTGTACCCAATCattaaaattcctttcgcattccAAAGCACTATAGCCAGGATCTTGACGTTGTTTGGAGTGACTAAACATTTTTAGGAGAGTCTACACCCTTCTTATGCCACTGCATAGACCCTTGCTTACTTTCAGGGTCAACCTAAATCTCATCTGTAGTATCATTTTGGTCGAAAATACCTACTTATCGAATTCTCCCCAAAGAGCTCCAAAAAACGTCTACACTCTACTCGCTCTTGCTTTTGAGGTGCCGTAAGTATTCGCTGTATCCACCTAACTTTTGAGATACTACCAACGGATAAGTCAATTTTCTTTGCTAATACGTTAACTTTTATTCGGGCGTCCGTACAAGTTTctcaaatttgtttacattttcttctGTAGCGACAGTACAGAGCGAGGATTATTCAATACTGTCCCTCcacctttaaaatttatttgaccACTTTTGAATTGTAGATAGTGAAGGTGCAAAACCGTGGTAAAAGGCCACCACTTCTTTGCCAAagggggttt from Anastrepha obliqua isolate idAnaObli1 chromosome 2, idAnaObli1_1.0, whole genome shotgun sequence harbors:
- the LOC129239659 gene encoding ataxin-8-like, encoding MEAAIRSSVQVGGPPPTSGGQQQQQQHHHQQQQQQQQRGGNQQPQSHLHDNGPSPQHQQQQQQQHQHQQQQQQQQQQQQYHQQLSNLPTHLHPHHPPPQAQQQTAQQQQQNNSGSNNAQQQHQQQQQANMSAYQQRMAPGPSQIHR